The Novosphingobium terrae genome has a window encoding:
- a CDS encoding lactonase family protein yields the protein MGNFWKITVSGLGMMLAMAGPAVARPAAAPTSEIVYFGQHGTDITAARFDRRTGDLTLIGPVASPGRPTWAVMHPRLPVLYVANELGNDGKTNGMVIAYRVDEKSGKLTQISQVDAGGGGTTHLSLDPKSMTITAANYGGGSLTTIGIEKDGSLGPLASLTVEKGSGPHKRQKSAHAHSAMIAPGGHFALVADLGTDRVYVYPFDPATHKAREAQPGEAQDFVAPAGSGPRHMAASGDGRFVYLLDELVADVATLAWDARAGKLTEVDRQSISSPDLKGEGSGSEIATSADGRFLYIGNRAESFLQVYTLDKASGKPTLIQRVPTGGSYPWGFGISPDGRWMLVAHEQSDDVAVLKIDPATGKVSDTGHHLKMSHPVSVTFAAHR from the coding sequence ATGGGCAATTTCTGGAAGATCACGGTTTCGGGGCTGGGCATGATGCTGGCGATGGCCGGGCCGGCTGTGGCCAGGCCTGCGGCAGCCCCTACGAGCGAGATCGTCTATTTCGGGCAGCATGGCACGGACATCACCGCCGCGCGGTTCGACCGCAGGACCGGCGATCTGACGCTGATCGGCCCGGTCGCCTCGCCGGGGCGGCCGACATGGGCGGTGATGCATCCGCGCCTGCCGGTGCTCTATGTCGCCAATGAGCTGGGCAATGACGGCAAGACCAATGGCATGGTCATCGCCTATCGCGTCGACGAAAAGAGCGGCAAGCTGACCCAGATCAGCCAGGTCGATGCGGGCGGGGGCGGCACCACGCATCTCTCGCTCGATCCCAAGTCCATGACGATCACGGCGGCCAATTACGGCGGCGGATCGCTGACGACCATCGGCATTGAGAAGGATGGATCTCTGGGGCCGCTGGCCTCGCTGACGGTGGAAAAGGGTTCGGGCCCGCACAAGCGCCAGAAAAGCGCCCATGCCCATTCGGCGATGATTGCTCCGGGGGGCCATTTCGCGCTGGTGGCCGATCTGGGGACCGACCGGGTCTATGTCTATCCCTTCGATCCCGCGACGCATAAGGCGCGGGAGGCTCAGCCGGGCGAGGCGCAGGATTTCGTGGCGCCTGCGGGCAGCGGTCCGCGCCATATGGCGGCCTCGGGCGATGGGCGTTTCGTCTATCTGCTTGATGAGCTGGTCGCGGATGTTGCGACGCTGGCGTGGGACGCCAGGGCAGGCAAGCTGACCGAAGTGGATCGCCAGTCGATCAGCTCGCCCGATCTGAAGGGCGAGGGCTCGGGCTCGGAGATCGCCACCAGTGCCGATGGGCGCTTCCTCTATATCGGCAACCGCGCGGAGAGCTTCCTTCAGGTTTACACGCTCGACAAGGCCAGCGGCAAGCCCACGCTGATCCAGCGCGTGCCGACGGGTGGCTCCTATCCCTGGGGTTTCGGCATCTCGCCCGATGGCCGCTGGATGCTGGTGGCGCATGAACAGTCCGACGATGTGGCGGTGCTGAAGATCGATCCTGCCACCGGCAAGGTGAGCGACACCGGCCACCATCTCAAGATGAGCCATCCGGTGAGCGTGACCTTCGCCGCCCATCGCTGA
- a CDS encoding MFS transporter, whose protein sequence is MTDSTFPFAYRDFRLFWVARIFAMLAQSSMVLSIGWQVYDVARLTMSVKESAFRLGLIGFFQFLPVLLLTPISGLVADRVDRRLVACGSLMVQWLGAVLLAVLAFGGSVSLVVLYLVSTALGVFRAFYMPSMNALAPNLVPREVLPRAIATNAMAGRAGAILGPVLGGMAYAVGPGYAFGQAAVLLLVSVCCLIAIRIRMNAAERSTAHPFAQMREGLSYVFTNRLLLGTISLDLFAVLLGGATAILPAYARDILHVGPQGLGMLRASPAVGALTMAVWFAWRPIRNQVGGAMLVAVAIFGLGTVGFGLSRWLPLSILSLVVIGGADMVSVVIRQSLMQLHTPNEMRGRVGAISTLFISASNELGEAESGFLASLMGPVASVVFGGVGAVVVALAWSRMFPELRAARKFDVPPG, encoded by the coding sequence GTGACTGACAGCACCTTTCCCTTTGCCTATCGCGATTTCCGCCTGTTCTGGGTCGCAAGAATCTTCGCCATGCTGGCGCAGAGCAGCATGGTGCTCTCGATCGGCTGGCAGGTGTATGATGTCGCGCGTCTGACGATGAGTGTGAAGGAATCGGCTTTCCGCCTTGGCCTGATCGGCTTTTTCCAGTTCCTGCCGGTGCTGCTGCTCACGCCGATTTCCGGGCTGGTGGCGGATCGGGTGGACCGCAGGCTGGTGGCTTGCGGCTCGCTGATGGTGCAGTGGCTGGGGGCGGTGCTGCTGGCGGTGCTGGCCTTTGGCGGCTCGGTCAGCCTGGTGGTGCTGTATCTGGTGTCCACGGCGCTGGGCGTGTTTCGCGCTTTCTACATGCCTTCGATGAATGCGCTGGCGCCCAATCTGGTGCCGCGAGAGGTGCTGCCGCGCGCCATTGCCACCAATGCGATGGCGGGCCGGGCGGGGGCTATTCTGGGGCCGGTGCTGGGCGGCATGGCCTATGCGGTGGGGCCGGGTTACGCCTTCGGGCAGGCGGCGGTGCTGCTGCTGGTTTCGGTGTGCTGCCTGATCGCCATCCGCATCCGCATGAACGCTGCCGAGCGCAGCACGGCCCATCCCTTCGCGCAGATGCGCGAGGGGCTGAGCTATGTCTTCACCAACCGGCTACTGCTGGGGACGATCTCGCTCGACCTTTTCGCGGTGTTGCTGGGCGGGGCGACGGCAATCCTGCCCGCCTATGCGCGTGATATTCTGCATGTCGGGCCTCAGGGGCTGGGCATGCTGCGGGCCAGCCCGGCGGTGGGCGCGCTGACCATGGCGGTGTGGTTCGCCTGGCGGCCGATCCGCAATCAGGTGGGCGGGGCGATGCTGGTGGCGGTGGCGATCTTCGGGCTGGGCACGGTGGGCTTTGGCCTGTCGCGCTGGCTGCCGCTCTCGATCCTGTCGCTGGTGGTGATCGGCGGGGCGGATATGGTTTCGGTGGTGATCCGCCAGTCGCTGATGCAGCTGCATACGCCCAATGAGATGCGCGGGCGGGTGGGGGCGATCTCCACCCTGTTCATCTCCGCCTCCAACGAGTTGGGCGAGGCGGAGAGCGGCTTTCTTGCCTCGCTGATGGGGCCGGTGGCCTCGGTGGTGTTTGGCGGCGTGGGGGCTGTGGTGGTGGCGCTGGCATGGTCGCGGATGTTTCCGGAGCTGCGCGCGGCGCGGAAATTCGATGTCCCGCCGGGCTGA
- a CDS encoding amidohydrolase family protein, which produces MAFEYVDIHPHIISDDETRYPPAPLFGKRSDWSQERPNTVEALIAAMDEAGVAKAAVVHSSTTYGFDNAYVVDGCNQYADRLIAVGSVDVAAPDAVATIKDWVGKGLKGLRIFTGGSTKDFDPTELENPEAYPAWELLGELGIPMCIQTGPIGLPQVRDLATRFKNVNIILDHLARPDVLDGPPYANAQSLWDMADLPNVYMKLTPRIMGDVKKGEASAETFFPKVVETFGADRLAWGSNFPTSPGTLSEIKATAEDRLSTLSDEDRAWVFGKTAQKLYPSLA; this is translated from the coding sequence ATGGCTTTTGAGTATGTCGATATCCACCCGCACATCATTTCGGATGACGAGACGCGTTATCCGCCCGCGCCCTTGTTCGGCAAGCGCTCGGACTGGTCGCAGGAGCGCCCGAACACCGTCGAGGCGCTGATTGCCGCGATGGATGAGGCGGGCGTGGCCAAGGCGGCGGTGGTGCATTCTTCCACCACCTATGGCTTTGACAATGCCTATGTGGTCGATGGCTGCAACCAGTATGCGGACCGCCTGATCGCGGTGGGCAGCGTGGATGTGGCGGCGCCCGATGCGGTGGCCACGATCAAGGACTGGGTCGGCAAGGGCCTGAAGGGCCTGCGCATTTTCACCGGCGGCTCGACCAAGGATTTCGACCCGACCGAGCTGGAAAACCCCGAAGCCTATCCCGCGTGGGAGCTGCTGGGTGAACTGGGCATCCCCATGTGCATCCAGACCGGCCCCATCGGCCTGCCTCAGGTGCGCGATCTGGCCACGCGCTTCAAGAATGTGAACATCATTCTTGACCATCTGGCCCGCCCCGATGTGCTGGACGGCCCGCCCTATGCCAATGCACAGAGCCTGTGGGACATGGCCGATCTGCCCAATGTCTATATGAAGCTGACGCCGCGCATCATGGGCGATGTAAAGAAGGGCGAGGCCAGCGCCGAAACCTTCTTCCCCAAGGTGGTGGAAACCTTCGGCGCCGACCGTCTGGCCTGGGGCTCGAATTTCCCGACCTCGCCCGGCACGCTCTCCGAGATCAAGGCGACGGCGGAAGATCGCCTGTCCACCCTGTCGGATGAGGACCGCGCCTGGGTCTTCGGCAAGACCGCCCAAAAACTCTATCCTTCGCTGGCCTGA
- a CDS encoding DODA-type extradiol aromatic ring-opening family dioxygenase, with product MAKIVFGMAVPHSGMLGQKPEDWLTNGERDRNNKELWFKGRTYTYPELEALRGKAFEPFLTIEERTERADRCRKALDDMAQAYRDAKVDVAIVLGKDQKEIWPDQSPSITIYTGEDVHNGPPQRPVYAPDHHVVHQAYPDFATYLIKTFQQEGFDLNDLQAWPENVWMAQRQGMKPDYPVVPHAYSFVYHQIMGDDVPRHVPMLFNLFYPPTQPSMARCIQFGRVLREAIEAWPEDVRVAVIASGGLTHFVNDEEFDRDVMGKLAAYDYDGLSAIDDSWFQSGTSEVKIYSIVMMALQHTGAQMRLVDYVPCWRTEAGTGEGMGFMYWKAPEA from the coding sequence ATGGCTAAGATCGTATTTGGCATGGCTGTGCCGCACAGCGGCATGCTGGGGCAGAAGCCGGAAGACTGGCTGACCAACGGCGAGCGTGACCGCAACAACAAGGAGCTGTGGTTCAAGGGCCGCACCTACACCTATCCCGAGCTGGAAGCGCTGCGCGGCAAGGCTTTCGAGCCGTTCCTGACCATCGAGGAGCGCACCGAACGCGCGGACCGCTGCCGCAAGGCGCTTGATGACATGGCTCAGGCTTACCGCGACGCCAAGGTCGACGTGGCCATCGTGCTGGGCAAGGACCAGAAGGAGATCTGGCCCGATCAGTCCCCCTCGATCACCATCTACACCGGCGAGGATGTGCACAATGGCCCGCCGCAGCGCCCGGTCTATGCGCCCGACCATCATGTGGTGCATCAGGCCTATCCCGATTTCGCGACCTATCTGATCAAGACCTTCCAGCAGGAGGGCTTTGACCTCAACGACCTTCAGGCCTGGCCCGAGAACGTCTGGATGGCCCAGCGCCAGGGCATGAAGCCGGACTATCCGGTGGTGCCGCATGCCTACAGCTTCGTCTACCACCAGATCATGGGCGACGATGTGCCGCGCCATGTGCCCATGCTGTTCAACCTGTTCTACCCGCCCACGCAGCCTTCGATGGCGCGCTGCATCCAGTTCGGCCGCGTGCTGCGCGAGGCCATCGAGGCCTGGCCCGAGGATGTGCGCGTGGCGGTGATCGCCAGCGGCGGCCTCACGCATTTCGTGAACGATGAAGAGTTCGACCGCGACGTGATGGGCAAGCTGGCCGCCTATGATTACGATGGCCTCTCGGCCATCGATGACAGCTGGTTCCAGTCGGGCACCTCCGAGGTGAAGATCTACTCCATCGTGATGATGGCGCTTCAGCACACCGGCGCGCAGATGAGGCTGGTGGACTATGTGCCCTGCTGGCGCACCGAAGCCGGCACGGGCGAGGGCATGGGCTTCATGTACTGGAAAGCGCCCGAAGCCTGA
- a CDS encoding HpcH/HpaI aldolase family protein, producing MSTRLNGIIRAFESGKPAYTCFAKSDKQSAIDLSDSPYDGLVVEMEHNPFDMSALGDFLQYLLNRKQILKAGTVAPAVTPLVRIPSNGGEMDQWQAKQALDRGVYGIITPHVKTVEQAWNAVAACRYARPKNAPLYEPKGVRGDGPATAARYWGLTQAEYYDKADVWPLAPHGELLVGLMIESTEAIENLDDMLANVPGIGFCLIGEGDLSQELGFPRQYEHPEVKAAMDQIVATCKKHNVVVGNPHTNAKNVDRLISEGYGFLMSAPVRSFGVVGAAREMAGY from the coding sequence ATGAGCACCCGCCTGAACGGCATCATCCGCGCCTTTGAATCCGGCAAGCCCGCCTACACCTGCTTCGCCAAATCCGACAAGCAGAGCGCCATCGATCTCTCGGACAGCCCCTATGACGGCCTCGTGGTCGAAATGGAGCACAATCCCTTCGACATGAGCGCTCTGGGTGACTTCCTGCAGTATCTGCTCAACCGCAAGCAGATCCTGAAGGCGGGCACCGTGGCTCCCGCCGTCACCCCGCTGGTGCGCATCCCCTCCAATGGCGGCGAGATGGACCAGTGGCAGGCCAAGCAGGCGCTGGATCGCGGCGTCTATGGCATCATCACCCCCCATGTGAAGACCGTGGAGCAGGCCTGGAACGCTGTGGCCGCCTGCCGCTACGCCCGCCCCAAGAACGCACCTCTGTACGAGCCCAAGGGCGTACGCGGCGATGGCCCGGCCACCGCTGCCCGCTATTGGGGCCTGACTCAGGCCGAATATTACGACAAGGCCGATGTCTGGCCGCTGGCCCCCCATGGCGAGCTGCTGGTCGGCCTGATGATCGAAAGCACCGAGGCCATCGAGAACCTCGACGATATGCTGGCCAACGTGCCCGGCATCGGCTTCTGCCTGATCGGCGAGGGCGACCTGTCGCAGGAGCTGGGCTTCCCCCGTCAGTATGAGCACCCCGAGGTCAAGGCCGCGATGGATCAGATCGTCGCCACCTGCAAGAAGCACAATGTGGTGGTCGGCAACCCGCACACCAACGCCAAGAATGTCGATCGCCTGATCTCGGAAGGCTATGGCTTCCTGATGAGCGCGCCGGTGCGGTCCTTCGGGGTCGTGGGCGCGGCGCGGGAAATGGCCGGCTATTAA
- a CDS encoding MFS transporter translates to MASTSTTPAAPDGAVRASSDLSAAARWAILFLLALGVLISFLDRTSIGSAIADKGFVKEFALSNVGRGWINSAFFWSYGVAQVPMGWIVDRYGVKRPYAILFLLWCAVSFFTSMINVLGALFLMRLLVGVAEAVVIPASYRWIRNNFEEGRSGLAVGIFAMGNKFGPAIGAPAAAWLIVNYSWRAMFISMAVVGIIWLLGWMFLVPDDMPKAEARAEIGRKAGGITLGAALSSPVVWGGMLTNFCYGYFTFYCMTWMPAYLVEKRGLSLAKSGLYTFFSFAGIAIMAMIAGWAADQFIARGKDPVLVRKTFIIAGFFGGCTVLLGAYSSSLNVALFWNVFSLTALGLATANNLALCRLTLIPKPAVGLVTGVQQVATSLAGGVSASLSGWLLSVSGGYDLPMMVIFVFLLLGAASTWILLRPEWAPKLSEV, encoded by the coding sequence ATGGCATCGACTTCCACCACACCTGCGGCGCCTGATGGCGCGGTCAGGGCATCGTCAGACCTCTCCGCCGCGGCGCGCTGGGCGATTCTGTTTCTGCTGGCGCTTGGCGTGCTGATCTCCTTTCTGGATCGCACCAGCATCGGCTCGGCCATTGCCGACAAGGGCTTTGTGAAGGAATTCGCGCTTTCCAACGTGGGGCGCGGCTGGATCAATTCAGCGTTTTTCTGGTCCTATGGCGTGGCTCAGGTGCCGATGGGCTGGATCGTGGACCGCTATGGCGTGAAGCGCCCCTATGCCATCCTCTTCCTGCTGTGGTGCGCGGTGTCCTTCTTCACCAGCATGATCAATGTGCTGGGCGCGCTGTTCCTGATGCGCCTGCTGGTCGGCGTGGCCGAGGCGGTGGTGATCCCCGCCAGCTACCGCTGGATTCGCAACAATTTCGAGGAAGGCCGCAGCGGTCTGGCCGTGGGCATCTTCGCCATGGGCAACAAGTTCGGCCCGGCCATCGGCGCTCCGGCGGCGGCGTGGCTGATCGTCAACTATTCGTGGCGGGCGATGTTCATCTCCATGGCGGTGGTGGGCATCATCTGGCTGCTGGGCTGGATGTTCCTGGTGCCCGATGACATGCCCAAAGCCGAAGCCCGCGCCGAGATCGGCCGCAAGGCCGGCGGCATCACGCTGGGCGCCGCGCTGAGCAGCCCCGTCGTCTGGGGCGGCATGCTGACCAACTTCTGCTACGGCTATTTCACCTTCTACTGCATGACCTGGATGCCTGCCTATCTGGTGGAAAAGCGCGGACTTTCTCTAGCTAAATCAGGCCTCTACACCTTCTTCAGCTTTGCGGGCATCGCCATCATGGCCATGATCGCGGGCTGGGCCGCCGACCAGTTCATCGCTCGCGGCAAGGACCCGGTGCTGGTGCGCAAGACCTTCATCATCGCCGGTTTCTTCGGCGGCTGCACGGTGCTGCTGGGGGCTTACTCCTCCTCGCTGAATGTGGCGCTGTTCTGGAATGTCTTCTCGCTGACGGCGCTGGGGCTGGCCACGGCCAACAACCTGGCCCTGTGCCGCCTGACGCTGATTCCCAAGCCCGCTGTCGGGCTGGTGACGGGCGTGCAGCAGGTGGCGACGTCCTTGGCGGGGGGAGTTTCGGCGTCGCTGTCGGGCTGGTTGCTCTCGGTCAGCGGGGGGTACGATCTGCCGATGATGGTGATCTTCGTGTTCCTGCTGCTGGGCGCGGCCTCGACATGGATTCTGCTGCGGCCCGAGTGGGCGCCCAAGTTGAGTGAGGTTTGA
- a CDS encoding type 2 periplasmic-binding domain-containing protein — translation MTDTTQDVLTLRANIDEYPVTKALREGRVTSPIVKLDICGPSPAQNGFKPMLRENAYDCGELAIVTYLQAKCYGKPYVMLPAPISGRFQHHCAGFNRELGHVSPKDIEGKRVGVRTYAQTTGLWVRGILQHEYGVDLDKVTWCTVGEGHLLEYTDPANCERLPKGSDIGQMMLDGELTATLQGVDLPKDPRVERLVPDPFNAAKDWFAREGVVPINHIFVVHEDISKNRPDVVRELYRMIQESRDLTEGGVPDPFPPMGRAANEKGLQLAIDWAFEQKIIPRKLSVDELFDETTGNLG, via the coding sequence ATGACCGACACCACGCAAGACGTGCTCACGCTGCGCGCCAACATCGACGAATACCCCGTTACCAAAGCGCTGCGCGAGGGCCGCGTCACCTCGCCAATCGTCAAGCTGGACATTTGCGGCCCCAGCCCGGCGCAGAATGGCTTCAAGCCCATGTTGCGCGAAAACGCCTATGATTGCGGCGAGCTGGCCATCGTCACCTATCTGCAGGCCAAGTGCTACGGTAAGCCCTATGTGATGCTGCCCGCGCCCATCTCGGGCCGCTTCCAGCACCATTGCGCGGGCTTCAACCGCGAGCTTGGCCATGTCAGCCCCAAGGACATCGAGGGCAAGCGCGTGGGCGTGCGGACCTATGCCCAGACCACCGGCCTGTGGGTGCGCGGCATTCTGCAGCACGAGTATGGCGTCGATCTCGACAAGGTGACCTGGTGCACCGTGGGCGAGGGCCATCTGCTGGAATACACCGACCCCGCCAATTGCGAGCGCCTGCCCAAGGGCTCCGACATCGGCCAGATGATGCTCGACGGAGAACTGACCGCCACGCTTCAGGGTGTCGATCTGCCCAAGGACCCGCGCGTCGAGCGCCTTGTCCCCGATCCCTTCAATGCCGCCAAGGACTGGTTCGCGCGCGAGGGCGTCGTGCCCATCAACCACATCTTCGTGGTGCATGAGGACATCTCGAAAAACCGCCCCGATGTGGTGCGCGAACTCTACCGCATGATCCAGGAAAGCCGCGACCTGACCGAAGGTGGCGTGCCCGATCCCTTCCCGCCGATGGGCCGCGCGGCCAATGAAAAGGGCCTGCAACTGGCCATCGATTGGGCCTTCGAGCAGAAGATCATTCCCCGCAAGCTGTCGGTGGATGAGCTGTTCGACGAAACGACCGGCAATCTGGGATAA
- a CDS encoding PhnD/SsuA/transferrin family substrate-binding protein: MAEKLPLTFAVAEAPHTSALRDGTIGVEGVAGDWLTIKPQIGAFRRMVRDVEFDVCELAPTTYIIARAYGAPFIALPIFVLRKFHHAGLLVREDSGIKHPKDLEGKKVGVRAYSVTTGAWTRQVLIDEYGVDNSKINWFVDDEEHVTQMKLPANVAHATRPLADMMADGELQAGFHGNAGIGRKGNPTAGFSNTGWQEVEAHYPDLFPNAEELEWDYYRRTGVYPMHGTIVIKESVVRENPWVAKAIYEAFDEAKQGWLKDLHSGAADTASDKRYRKLLPLVGHDPLPYGIDENIKTIQALEKTAFDQGLTPRRMSMDELFIDPRKL; encoded by the coding sequence ATGGCCGAGAAGCTGCCCCTGACATTCGCGGTGGCCGAAGCGCCCCATACCTCGGCGCTGCGCGATGGCACGATTGGGGTGGAGGGCGTCGCGGGTGACTGGCTGACCATCAAGCCGCAGATCGGCGCCTTCCGCCGCATGGTCCGCGATGTGGAGTTCGACGTCTGCGAACTGGCCCCCACCACCTACATCATCGCCCGTGCCTATGGCGCGCCCTTCATCGCTTTGCCGATCTTCGTGCTGCGCAAGTTCCATCACGCGGGCCTGCTGGTGCGCGAGGACAGCGGCATCAAGCACCCCAAAGATCTGGAAGGCAAGAAGGTGGGCGTGCGTGCCTATTCGGTGACGACCGGCGCCTGGACCCGCCAGGTGCTGATCGACGAATACGGCGTGGACAACAGCAAGATCAACTGGTTCGTGGACGATGAAGAGCACGTCACCCAGATGAAGCTGCCCGCCAATGTCGCCCATGCCACGCGCCCGCTGGCCGATATGATGGCCGATGGCGAGCTTCAGGCGGGTTTCCACGGTAACGCGGGCATTGGCCGCAAGGGCAACCCCACCGCCGGCTTCAGCAACACCGGCTGGCAGGAGGTCGAGGCCCATTACCCCGACCTCTTCCCCAATGCCGAGGAGCTGGAGTGGGACTACTACCGCCGCACCGGCGTCTACCCGATGCACGGCACGATTGTGATCAAGGAATCGGTGGTGCGCGAGAACCCCTGGGTCGCCAAGGCCATCTATGAGGCCTTCGATGAGGCCAAGCAGGGCTGGCTCAAGGACTTGCATTCGGGCGCGGCGGATACGGCCTCGGACAAGCGCTATCGCAAGCTGCTGCCGCTGGTGGGGCATGATCCGCTGCCCTATGGCATCGATGAGAACATCAAGACCATTCAGGCGCTGGAGAAGACCGCCTTCGATCAGGGCCTGACCCCGCGCCGGATGAGCATGGATGAGCTGTTTATCGATCCGCGCAAGCTGTAA
- a CDS encoding acetolactate synthase large subunit: protein MNGSESLVTTLVAQGVDVCFANPGTSEMHFLAALENPAMRSVLCLYEGVATGAADGYYRMKGTPASTLLHLGPGLANGLSNIHNAKRAGSAMVNIIGEHATHHLKYDAPLKSDIEGLARPLCHWVRRTDTAKTLAYDAYRAVTAARPGKISTLILPGDTSWGDAGEVPNFPVELPEPPAPSQERIDHIARTIKGASEPVLVILAGLATHGPAVELAGRLAAATGARIATQFFTARIERGAGRAPLERIPYFVPAALEYLAPFRHIITLETTEPIAFFSYPGSPSLLKHPDAAVHTLSETGEDSAKALEMLLDALGARQSAPILQPRIETPVPQGKLDPTSIAHALAAAMPEHCILVDESLTTGRQSMGLTAGALPHDTIQNMGGSIGYGTPVATGAAVACPDRRVFTIVGDGSAMYTIQSLWTQARESLNVTTIIFANHSYQILKSEYANMGFGAPGPQALAMIDIGDPKIDWVAMGTSMGVPSVRVETAEDFYAQMVRTVGESGPALIEVCL from the coding sequence ATGAACGGATCGGAAAGCCTTGTCACCACGCTGGTTGCGCAGGGGGTGGACGTCTGCTTCGCCAATCCGGGCACCTCGGAGATGCATTTTCTGGCCGCGCTGGAGAACCCCGCGATGCGCTCCGTGCTGTGCCTGTATGAGGGCGTGGCGACGGGCGCGGCGGATGGCTATTACCGCATGAAGGGCACGCCGGCCTCCACGCTGCTGCATCTGGGGCCGGGTCTGGCCAATGGCCTGTCGAACATTCACAACGCCAAGCGCGCGGGCAGCGCGATGGTCAACATCATCGGTGAGCATGCCACGCATCACCTGAAGTATGACGCGCCCTTGAAGTCCGATATCGAGGGTCTGGCCCGCCCGCTCTGCCATTGGGTGCGCCGCACGGATACCGCGAAAACACTGGCCTATGACGCCTATCGCGCCGTCACCGCAGCGCGTCCGGGCAAGATTTCCACGCTGATCCTGCCGGGTGACACCAGCTGGGGCGACGCAGGCGAGGTGCCCAACTTCCCTGTCGAACTGCCCGAGCCGCCCGCCCCCTCGCAAGAGCGGATCGACCATATCGCCCGCACCATCAAGGGCGCCAGCGAGCCGGTATTGGTGATCCTCGCCGGTTTGGCCACCCATGGCCCCGCTGTCGAGCTGGCCGGGCGCCTTGCTGCTGCGACCGGTGCGCGCATCGCCACGCAATTCTTCACCGCCCGTATCGAGCGTGGCGCTGGCCGGGCTCCGCTGGAGCGCATTCCCTATTTCGTCCCGGCGGCGCTCGAATATCTGGCGCCCTTCCGCCACATCATCACGCTGGAAACCACCGAGCCGATCGCGTTCTTCAGCTATCCCGGCTCGCCCAGCCTGCTCAAGCATCCCGATGCCGCCGTACATACCCTCTCCGAAACCGGCGAGGACAGCGCCAAGGCGCTGGAGATGCTGCTGGATGCTCTGGGCGCGCGCCAGTCCGCGCCGATCCTGCAGCCGCGCATCGAAACGCCTGTGCCTCAGGGCAAGCTGGACCCCACCAGCATCGCCCATGCGCTGGCCGCCGCCATGCCCGAACACTGCATTCTGGTCGATGAATCGCTGACCACAGGCCGCCAGTCCATGGGGCTGACGGCGGGCGCCCTGCCGCATGACACCATCCAGAACATGGGCGGCTCGATCGGTTATGGCACGCCTGTCGCCACGGGCGCGGCGGTGGCCTGCCCGGACCGCCGCGTCTTCACCATCGTGGGCGATGGCAGCGCGATGTACACCATCCAGTCGCTGTGGACTCAGGCGCGTGAAAGCCTGAACGTCACCACCATCATCTTCGCCAACCATTCGTACCAGATCCTCAAGAGCGAATATGCCAATATGGGCTTTGGCGCTCCGGGCCCTCAGGCGCTGGCGATGATCGACATCGGCGATCCGAAGATCGACTGGGTGGCCATGGGTACCAGCATGGGCGTGCCCAGCGTGCGCGTGGAAACCGCCGAGGATTTCTACGCCCAGATGGTGCGCACCGTGGGCGAGAGCGGCCCGGCACTCATCGAAGTCTGTCTGTAA